The Nocardioides sp. S5 genome includes a window with the following:
- a CDS encoding CrcB family protein has product MSPRPLRAADLLLVAAGGAAGAAARHGIDVAAGDTLFPWATLAINVVGAFALGVLPAVAALGRAHRWSLFLGPGLLGGFTTVSAWAGQVRELAATGHAALAGLHLAATLGAGLLAAALGQRLAHRPEREEATR; this is encoded by the coding sequence GTGAGCCCCCGCCCCCTCCGCGCTGCCGACCTGCTCCTCGTCGCAGCGGGCGGCGCTGCGGGAGCCGCGGCGCGCCACGGCATCGACGTCGCGGCCGGGGACACCCTCTTCCCGTGGGCCACGCTCGCCATCAACGTGGTCGGCGCCTTCGCCCTCGGGGTCCTCCCCGCGGTCGCGGCGCTCGGGCGCGCACACCGGTGGTCGCTGTTCCTGGGCCCCGGCCTCCTCGGTGGCTTCACCACGGTGTCGGCGTGGGCCGGACAGGTGCGCGAGCTCGCCGCCACCGGCCATGCAGCGCTGGCCGGCCTCCACCTCGCCGCCACGCTCGGCGCGGGACTCCTCGCGGCCGCCCTCGGACAGCGGCTCGCGCACCGGCCGGAGCGCGAGGAGGCGACGCGATGA
- a CDS encoding CrcB family protein → MTALLVALGAAVGAPLRYVLSRSDGVFPVGMLAVNVVGSGLFGAFAAMSLGGTWWALLGTGLCGGFTSFSSFAVQSVTRPARTAAAYVAATTVLSVGACALGWLLGAGLG, encoded by the coding sequence ATGACAGCCCTCCTCGTCGCCCTCGGCGCGGCGGTCGGCGCGCCGTTGAGGTATGTCCTGAGCCGCAGCGACGGCGTGTTCCCCGTCGGCATGCTGGCGGTCAACGTCGTCGGCTCGGGCCTGTTCGGGGCGTTCGCCGCGATGTCGCTCGGCGGGACGTGGTGGGCACTGCTCGGCACCGGCCTCTGCGGCGGCTTCACGTCGTTCTCGTCGTTCGCGGTGCAGTCGGTGACCCGACCCGCGCGTACGGCGGCGGCGTACGTCGCGGCGACGACCGTCCTCTCCGTCGGGGCCTGCGCGCTCGGCTGGCTCCTCGGCGCCGGACTGGGCTAG
- a CDS encoding metallopeptidase family protein, protein MPLDLDPAAFDAMVGRALDGLPDELARLVDNVVVLVEAEAPDDDPDLLGLYDGLALTERPANHSGMLPDRILLFRGPLLDMAETVEELEEEVRITVVHEVAHHFGLDDARLHQLGWG, encoded by the coding sequence ATGCCCCTCGACCTGGACCCGGCCGCCTTCGACGCGATGGTGGGACGTGCCCTCGACGGCCTGCCCGACGAGCTGGCCCGCCTGGTCGACAACGTCGTCGTGCTGGTCGAGGCCGAGGCCCCCGACGACGACCCCGACCTGCTCGGCCTCTACGACGGGCTGGCGCTGACCGAGCGCCCGGCGAACCACTCCGGCATGCTCCCGGACCGGATCCTGCTCTTCCGCGGTCCGCTGCTCGACATGGCCGAGACGGTGGAGGAGCTGGAGGAGGAGGTGCGCATCACCGTGGTCCACGAGGTCGCCCACCACTTCGGCCTCGACGACGCCCGGCTGCACCAGCTGGGTTGGGGCTGA
- a CDS encoding response regulator has product MSREARQLRFLVVDDNEDIRDVFCRLVERAGHDAATAVDGMDAVETLQRETFDVMLLDLTMPRMSGVDVVRWLREHPEVAPDVRIVVISAWAGEHRAVLQELGIETVMQKPLRIQQLTDLIAETLHALESGTRP; this is encoded by the coding sequence ATGAGCAGGGAGGCTCGGCAGTTGCGCTTCCTCGTCGTCGATGACAACGAGGACATTCGTGACGTCTTCTGCCGTCTCGTCGAGCGGGCCGGCCACGACGCCGCCACCGCCGTGGACGGCATGGACGCAGTGGAGACGCTGCAGCGCGAGACCTTCGACGTGATGCTCCTTGACCTGACGATGCCGCGCATGAGCGGTGTCGATGTCGTGCGCTGGCTGCGGGAGCACCCCGAGGTCGCGCCGGACGTGCGGATCGTCGTGATCAGCGCATGGGCGGGTGAGCACCGAGCTGTTCTCCAGGAACTCGGCATCGAGACAGTCATGCAGAAACCGCTGCGGATCCAGCAGCTGACTGACCTCATCGCCGAGACACTGCACGCCCTGGAGTCCGGAACTCGTCCCTGA
- a CDS encoding cytochrome P450 — protein sequence MDSAESAGGRLGAVLSAPRTGVVPLSPVGPWVVTTHADARRVLTEPHLFDFPGDVTRSGDLAGSTGDSRSGHTVFAPLTPDQVARGVLVLEHEWSAALDTHDRASPEPYDAMVLLRRPIARSTTAAVLGALEPAHRDRVADLVLEWIDALAPVIAARRPPRRWSRTRRVETAARHALEDELAPLAGAEDTPAQVATLLAAGIQVPIAAGAWLLAWLGQHETGDVDPTYAVWETLRLTPPTWVTARLTTEEVELTGARVPAGRVVLVSPLLLGRSDDLVPGDDPDRSTFDPGRWHDDSRRPGAWLPFGAGPHACPGRTLGTAQLVHLAQWGVDRTISLSESVSIDQSRGIQPSPCRFTASRRETS from the coding sequence GTGGACAGCGCCGAGTCGGCCGGCGGCCGGCTCGGCGCTGTCCTCTCTGCCCCACGCACGGGCGTCGTACCCCTGTCCCCGGTCGGGCCCTGGGTCGTCACCACCCACGCCGACGCCCGGCGCGTCCTCACCGAGCCGCACCTCTTCGACTTCCCCGGCGACGTCACCCGCAGCGGCGACCTGGCCGGGAGCACCGGCGACAGCCGCTCCGGCCACACCGTCTTCGCCCCGCTGACCCCCGACCAGGTCGCCCGGGGCGTCCTGGTCCTCGAGCACGAGTGGTCAGCGGCGCTCGACACGCACGATCGCGCGAGCCCGGAGCCGTACGACGCGATGGTCCTGCTGCGCCGTCCGATCGCCCGCTCCACCACCGCCGCGGTGCTCGGGGCGCTCGAGCCCGCACACCGCGACCGCGTCGCCGACCTCGTGCTGGAATGGATCGACGCCCTCGCGCCCGTCATCGCCGCCCGCAGACCGCCTCGACGCTGGAGCCGCACCCGCCGCGTCGAGACGGCGGCCCGCCACGCCCTCGAGGACGAGCTCGCGCCGCTGGCCGGCGCCGAGGACACCCCGGCACAGGTGGCGACGCTCCTCGCCGCCGGCATCCAGGTCCCGATCGCCGCCGGCGCCTGGCTGCTGGCGTGGCTCGGTCAGCACGAGACCGGGGACGTCGACCCGACGTACGCCGTGTGGGAGACGCTGCGGCTCACTCCCCCGACCTGGGTCACCGCTCGCCTCACGACCGAGGAGGTGGAGCTCACCGGCGCTCGGGTGCCCGCCGGTCGCGTCGTGCTCGTCAGCCCGCTGCTGCTCGGGCGCTCGGACGACCTGGTGCCCGGCGACGACCCGGACCGCAGCACCTTCGACCCGGGCAGGTGGCACGACGACTCCCGGCGACCGGGTGCGTGGCTGCCGTTCGGGGCGGGGCCGCACGCATGCCCGGGCCGTACTCTGGGTACGGCCCAGCTGGTCCACCTCGCGCAGTGGGGAGTGGACCGGACAATCTCCTTGAGCGAGAGCGTGTCGATCGACCAGAGTCGGGGCATCCAGCCCTCACCGTGCCGTTTCACCGCCTCGCGAAGGGAGACGTCGTGA
- a CDS encoding HAMP domain-containing sensor histidine kinase codes for MTQPSALQDVSSRGPVSPEAARLAGVVLEGEISADEAIVRTAAHLLSYGRVDAVISSLTIFAPEEPTGWVRLGGRAWVREWFRPEAPLSLLPPPGAGPDAALTMPWLSTHARAHGLAALTDTELLPDDAAQDRAELQRTGVRSLVSTTLLSRGEMFGSVSAVSLGAGPWPEIFIEDLRLLNSAITSRMMLEHSRRALAEAIDAGAEAQLAYQQFFGAVGHELRTPLSSVLGYTEVLLDDAGRSPQDPVSAALLRDGPAMVRACEQVLTVVDHLLGTGRALSSDDQKQDVVLAEAVADVVHWHRNPARAAGVEMHVDIDPAVTAWAHPSGVRQVLANLLGNAIKHHRNGAGEVHLTTQDLRGESGLEMVRVVVRDDGPGLDADQLLHAFEPFVRFAPRDTKGSGLGLSMSRTIAERDGGAVRGESTPGVGSSFWLELPVGGS; via the coding sequence GTGACCCAGCCGTCCGCGCTGCAGGACGTGTCCTCCCGCGGGCCGGTGTCCCCCGAGGCCGCGCGTCTCGCCGGAGTCGTCCTCGAGGGCGAGATCAGCGCCGACGAGGCCATCGTCCGCACCGCGGCGCACCTGCTGTCCTACGGCCGGGTCGACGCAGTGATCTCGTCGCTGACGATCTTCGCGCCCGAGGAACCGACCGGCTGGGTCCGGCTCGGGGGGCGCGCGTGGGTGCGCGAGTGGTTCCGACCCGAGGCTCCCCTCTCACTCCTGCCGCCACCCGGCGCCGGCCCCGATGCGGCGCTGACCATGCCCTGGCTCTCCACGCACGCCCGCGCGCACGGTCTCGCCGCCCTCACCGACACCGAGCTCCTGCCCGACGACGCCGCCCAGGACCGCGCCGAGCTGCAGCGCACTGGCGTGCGCAGCCTGGTCTCCACGACGCTGCTCTCGCGCGGCGAGATGTTCGGCAGCGTGTCGGCCGTGAGCCTGGGCGCAGGACCGTGGCCGGAGATCTTCATCGAGGACCTGCGCCTGCTGAACTCCGCGATCACCTCACGCATGATGCTCGAGCACTCGCGCCGGGCCCTGGCCGAGGCGATCGATGCGGGAGCCGAGGCACAGCTGGCCTACCAGCAGTTCTTCGGCGCGGTCGGGCACGAGCTGCGTACGCCCCTCAGCTCGGTCCTCGGCTACACCGAGGTTCTCCTCGACGACGCCGGCCGGTCGCCGCAGGACCCGGTGTCGGCGGCCCTGCTGCGCGACGGTCCGGCGATGGTGCGGGCCTGCGAGCAGGTGCTGACCGTGGTCGACCACCTGCTCGGCACCGGTCGCGCCCTGTCGAGCGACGACCAGAAGCAGGACGTCGTCCTCGCCGAGGCCGTGGCCGACGTCGTGCACTGGCACCGCAACCCGGCCCGAGCGGCCGGGGTCGAGATGCACGTCGACATCGACCCCGCCGTCACCGCGTGGGCGCACCCGTCCGGCGTACGCCAGGTGCTGGCCAACCTGCTCGGCAACGCCATCAAGCACCACCGCAACGGTGCGGGCGAGGTGCACCTGACGACCCAGGACCTGCGCGGCGAGAGCGGGCTGGAGATGGTGCGCGTCGTGGTGCGCGACGACGGGCCCGGGCTCGACGCCGACCAGCTGCTGCACGCCTTCGAGCCGTTCGTCCGGTTCGCGCCCCGCGACACCAAGGGCAGCGGGCTCGGGCTGTCGATGTCGCGCACCATCGCCGAGCGCGACGGCGGCGCGGTGCGCGGCGAGTCCACGCCCGGGGTCGGCTCGTCCTTCTGGCTCGAGCTGCCCGTGGGCGGCTCCTGA
- a CDS encoding Glu/Leu/Phe/Val dehydrogenase dimerization domain-containing protein — translation MSMSGATSSGVDVFELGSEHEQVVFCNDRASGLRAIIALHSTALGPGLGGTRFFPYASTDDAIADVLNLSRGMSYKNALAGLDLGGGKAVIIGDPAELKTEALLRAYGRFVQSLDGRYFTACDVGTFSEDMDHIARECDYVTGRTVAHGGAGDSSVLTAYGTFQGMRAAAEHAWGEPTLAGRTVGIAGVGKVGRHLVRHLVEDGATVVVTDVHAPSVEAIRAQFPQVRAVASTEELVASELDVYAPCAMGGAISDEVLEVLRATIICGAANNQLAHPGIEKKIEERGILYAPDYCVNAGGVIQVADELEGFSFERAQQRATGIFDTTRRVLELASSDGVTTAEAADRLAERRMREVGRLRGIHLR, via the coding sequence ATGAGCATGTCTGGAGCCACCAGTTCGGGAGTCGACGTCTTCGAGCTCGGCAGCGAGCACGAGCAGGTCGTGTTCTGCAACGACCGCGCGAGCGGCCTCAGGGCCATCATCGCGCTCCACTCCACCGCCCTCGGCCCGGGCCTCGGAGGCACCCGCTTCTTCCCCTACGCCAGCACCGACGACGCGATCGCCGACGTGCTCAACCTCTCGCGCGGGATGTCGTACAAGAACGCGCTCGCGGGCCTCGACCTCGGCGGCGGCAAGGCCGTCATCATCGGCGACCCGGCCGAGCTGAAGACCGAGGCGCTCCTGCGTGCCTACGGCCGCTTCGTGCAGTCGCTCGACGGGCGCTACTTCACCGCGTGCGACGTCGGGACCTTCTCGGAGGACATGGACCACATCGCGCGCGAGTGCGACTACGTCACCGGCCGCACCGTCGCCCACGGCGGCGCGGGCGACAGCTCGGTGCTGACGGCGTACGGCACCTTCCAGGGGATGCGCGCCGCGGCCGAGCACGCCTGGGGCGAGCCGACGTTGGCCGGTCGCACCGTCGGCATCGCCGGTGTCGGCAAGGTCGGGCGCCACCTCGTCCGGCACCTCGTCGAGGACGGCGCCACCGTCGTCGTGACCGACGTGCACGCCCCGTCGGTGGAGGCGATCCGCGCCCAGTTCCCGCAGGTCCGGGCCGTCGCCTCGACCGAGGAGCTGGTGGCGAGCGAGCTCGACGTCTACGCCCCCTGCGCGATGGGCGGCGCGATCAGCGACGAGGTGCTCGAGGTGCTGCGCGCCACGATCATCTGCGGCGCGGCCAACAACCAGCTCGCGCACCCGGGCATCGAGAAGAAGATCGAGGAGCGCGGGATCCTCTACGCGCCCGACTACTGCGTGAACGCCGGCGGCGTGATCCAGGTCGCCGACGAGCTCGAGGGCTTCTCCTTCGAGCGCGCCCAGCAGCGCGCGACGGGCATCTTCGACACCACCCGCCGTGTCCTCGAGCTCGCCAGCTCCGACGGCGTCACCACCGCCGAGGCCGCCGACCGGCTCGCCGAGCGTCGCATGCGCGAGGTCGGCCGGTTGCGCGGCATCCACCTGCGCTGA
- a CDS encoding DUF3073 domain-containing protein — protein sequence MGRGRAKAKQTKVARDLKYRTHETDFGALAKELHGEDTHRSTDVEPDDDEWSDHADPRRRTD from the coding sequence ATGGGGCGCGGCCGAGCGAAGGCGAAGCAGACGAAGGTCGCACGCGACCTGAAGTACCGGACTCACGAGACGGACTTCGGCGCGTTGGCGAAGGAGCTGCACGGCGAGGACACCCACCGTTCGACGGATGTCGAACCCGACGATGACGAGTGGTCGGACCATGCCGACCCGCGTCGTCGCACTGACTGA
- the purM gene encoding phosphoribosylformylglycinamidine cyclo-ligase: MTESPTAPSDAPAGASTGSGAYAAAGVSIEAADRAIDLMKGWVEKSRRPEVIGGLGGFAGLFDASALTRYERPLLATSTDGVGTKVAIAQLMDKHDTIGFDLVGMVVDDLVVCGAEPLFMTDYIACGRVVPERIAAIVKGIAEACVVAGCALIGGETAEHPGLLDPDDYDVAGATTGVVEASKLLGPGRVRPGDVVIAMEASGLHSNGYSLVRHVLLGSPDAGGAGWTVDREVEEFGRTLGEELLEPTRIYAKACLDLAERTETHAMSHVTGGGLAANLERVLPEELSVRIDRSTWTPQPVFDVVRRVGQVPQADLEATLNCGVGMVSLTAPESVDTAIALLAGHGIRAWVAGEARRDDRDGGRVLLEGQHPGW; this comes from the coding sequence GTGACCGAGTCCCCCACCGCCCCCTCCGACGCGCCCGCGGGCGCCTCCACCGGATCCGGGGCGTACGCCGCCGCCGGGGTCTCGATCGAGGCGGCCGACCGTGCCATCGACCTGATGAAGGGGTGGGTCGAGAAGTCCCGCCGGCCCGAGGTGATCGGCGGTCTGGGCGGCTTCGCCGGGCTCTTCGACGCCTCCGCCCTCACCCGCTACGAGCGGCCCCTGCTGGCCACCTCCACCGACGGCGTGGGCACCAAGGTGGCGATCGCCCAGCTCATGGACAAGCACGACACGATCGGCTTCGACCTGGTCGGCATGGTCGTCGACGACCTCGTCGTGTGCGGCGCCGAGCCGCTCTTCATGACCGACTACATCGCCTGCGGGCGGGTCGTCCCCGAGCGGATCGCGGCCATCGTCAAGGGCATCGCCGAGGCCTGCGTGGTCGCCGGCTGCGCCCTCATCGGCGGCGAGACCGCCGAGCACCCCGGGCTGCTCGACCCCGACGACTACGACGTCGCGGGCGCCACGACCGGCGTGGTCGAGGCGAGCAAGCTGCTCGGTCCCGGGCGGGTGCGCCCCGGGGACGTGGTCATCGCGATGGAGGCCAGCGGCCTGCACTCCAACGGCTACTCCCTCGTGCGCCACGTCCTGCTCGGCTCCCCGGACGCCGGCGGTGCCGGCTGGACGGTGGACCGGGAGGTCGAGGAGTTCGGCCGCACCCTGGGCGAGGAGCTGCTCGAGCCCACCCGCATCTACGCCAAGGCGTGCCTCGACCTCGCCGAGCGCACCGAGACCCACGCGATGTCCCACGTGACCGGCGGGGGCCTGGCCGCCAACCTCGAGCGCGTGCTGCCCGAGGAGCTGTCGGTGCGCATCGACCGCTCGACGTGGACGCCGCAACCGGTCTTCGACGTCGTACGCCGGGTGGGGCAGGTGCCCCAGGCCGATCTCGAGGCGACCCTCAACTGCGGCGTCGGCATGGTGTCCCTCACTGCGCCGGAGTCGGTCGACACGGCCATCGCCCTGCTGGCCGGCCACGGTATCCGCGCGTGGGTGGCCGGCGAGGCCCGCAGGGACGACCGCGACGGCGGCCGCGTGCTGCTGGAGGGCCAGCACCCCGGCTGGTGA
- the purF gene encoding amidophosphoribosyltransferase, whose amino-acid sequence MPYQTSRRTGGDGRLTTALDPQDQGPQDACGVFGVWAPGEDVAKLTYFGLYALQHRGQESAGIAVSNGRQILVYKDMGLVSQVFDESTLDSLKGHLAIGHSRYSTTGASTWQNAQPTFRPTVDGSIALGHNGNLINTHELREMVADLPDPDGELPLQARDVETSTNDTGLVTALLAHHPDTTLEQRALEVLPLLRGAFCFVWMNEGTLYAARDPQGIRPLVLGRLDRGWVVASEDAALATIGASVVREVEPGEMVVIDENGLRSHTFAEPARKGCVFEYVYLARPDATISGRNVHEARVEMGRRLAREFPVEADLVMPVPESGTPAASGYAAESGIPFGQGFVKNAYVGRTFIQPSQTLRQLGIRLKLNALEHMIRGKRIVVVDDSIVRGNTQRAQVRMLREAGALEVHVRISSPPVKWPCFYGIDFATRAELIANGLTPEEIAASVGADSLGYISLEGMVDATAQSAERLCTACFTGEYPIELPDESLLGKHLLEATLQSPTMGRALPVLNNP is encoded by the coding sequence GTGCCCTACCAGACGAGCAGGCGGACGGGCGGCGACGGCCGCCTGACCACGGCCCTCGACCCCCAGGACCAGGGCCCGCAGGACGCCTGCGGCGTCTTCGGTGTCTGGGCACCAGGTGAGGACGTCGCCAAGCTGACCTACTTCGGTCTCTACGCCCTGCAGCACCGCGGGCAGGAGTCCGCGGGCATCGCGGTCAGCAACGGGCGCCAGATCCTGGTCTACAAGGACATGGGCCTGGTCTCGCAGGTCTTCGACGAGTCGACGCTCGACTCGCTCAAGGGCCACCTCGCGATCGGCCACTCGCGCTACTCCACCACCGGCGCGAGCACCTGGCAGAACGCGCAGCCCACGTTCCGTCCCACCGTCGACGGGTCCATCGCACTCGGCCACAACGGCAACCTCATCAACACCCACGAGCTGCGCGAGATGGTCGCCGACCTCCCCGACCCGGACGGCGAGCTGCCGCTCCAGGCGCGCGACGTCGAGACCTCGACCAACGACACCGGGCTGGTCACCGCGCTGCTGGCGCACCACCCCGACACCACGCTCGAGCAGCGGGCGCTCGAGGTGCTGCCGCTGCTGCGCGGGGCCTTCTGCTTCGTCTGGATGAACGAGGGCACCCTATACGCCGCCCGCGACCCGCAGGGCATCCGCCCACTGGTCCTCGGGCGCCTCGACCGCGGCTGGGTCGTGGCCAGCGAGGACGCCGCGCTCGCCACCATCGGCGCCAGCGTGGTGCGCGAGGTCGAGCCCGGCGAGATGGTCGTCATCGACGAGAACGGCCTCCGCTCGCACACCTTCGCCGAGCCGGCCCGCAAGGGCTGCGTCTTCGAGTACGTCTACCTCGCCCGCCCCGACGCCACGATCAGCGGCCGCAACGTCCACGAGGCGCGCGTCGAGATGGGGCGTCGCCTGGCCCGCGAGTTCCCGGTCGAGGCCGACCTGGTGATGCCGGTGCCTGAGTCCGGCACGCCCGCCGCGTCCGGCTACGCCGCCGAGTCCGGCATCCCGTTCGGCCAGGGCTTCGTCAAGAACGCCTACGTCGGGCGCACCTTCATCCAGCCCAGCCAGACGCTGCGCCAGCTCGGCATCCGGCTCAAGCTCAACGCGCTCGAGCACATGATCCGCGGCAAGCGCATCGTCGTGGTCGACGACTCGATCGTGCGCGGCAACACCCAGCGCGCGCAGGTCCGGATGTTGCGCGAGGCCGGGGCCCTCGAGGTGCACGTGCGGATCTCGAGCCCGCCGGTGAAGTGGCCGTGCTTCTACGGCATCGACTTCGCCACGCGCGCCGAGCTCATCGCCAACGGGCTCACCCCCGAGGAGATCGCCGCCAGCGTCGGCGCCGACTCCCTCGGCTACATCTCGCTGGAGGGCATGGTCGACGCGACCGCCCAGTCGGCCGAGCGGCTGTGCACGGCCTGCTTCACCGGCGAGTACCCCATCGAGCTGCCCGACGAGAGCCTGCTCGGCAAGCACCTGCTCGAGGCGACGCTCCAGTCGCCGACGATGGGCCGCGCGCTGCCGGTCCTCAACAACCCCTGA